One genomic segment of Caldimonas brevitalea includes these proteins:
- a CDS encoding glycosyl hydrolase family 18 protein: protein MPSTPCLPSARTRLLFAFAAALTATSAVPSLSHAAPVAAAACSPAWNAGTAYTGGATVSHNGVNYKANWWTQGQVPSSNNGPAGSGQPWTVVGNCGAAPGPAPTPAPTPAPTPAPTPAPTPAPTPAPTPAPAPNPGGRMYVGYAGTWNTSVRDLAPANIPNYFTHVNLSFAKPNTSYVKGSYAFDQAVAGFEFVEGAATPNGQRKFTPEQAQELRNNIAALKARGTQVWVSLGGWAYSQGSEWASFNARAVIDLVQDLGASGVDVDWESHGSSCNKQDAASFSCNTDSQVINIINSLHNEIQSRGAKLGISVAGWSTGAYYVKGTPFEEGKVQWGSPFGGVMYTVVKTQGSKISHVNLMSYDGGDYYDPREGYESYRAIYNGPINMGLQIAPEGAGGAILTLPANGAVYDAEMLTGQNNMATRYYNVETLVNYVKRKGRSDDGFMLWQIWKQRVHQPAPNGAATENSAGQYVCRNLPLKGDCSQAIPNLPKLVP, encoded by the coding sequence ATGCCGTCGACCCCTTGCCTGCCCAGCGCTAGAACACGCTTGTTGTTCGCCTTTGCGGCCGCGCTGACCGCAACCTCCGCAGTCCCCTCGCTCAGCCACGCCGCGCCGGTTGCGGCGGCCGCCTGTTCGCCGGCGTGGAACGCCGGCACGGCCTACACGGGCGGCGCCACGGTGAGCCACAACGGGGTGAACTACAAGGCCAACTGGTGGACCCAGGGCCAGGTGCCGTCCTCGAACAACGGGCCGGCCGGTAGCGGCCAGCCCTGGACCGTGGTGGGCAACTGCGGTGCGGCGCCCGGGCCGGCCCCCACGCCTGCGCCAACGCCGGCCCCGACCCCTGCGCCGACACCTGCGCCGACCCCGGCCCCCACACCTGCGCCGACGCCGGCTCCGGCGCCCAACCCCGGCGGACGCATGTACGTCGGCTATGCGGGCACCTGGAACACCAGCGTCCGCGACCTCGCGCCGGCCAACATCCCCAACTACTTCACCCACGTCAACCTCTCGTTCGCCAAGCCCAATACCTCCTACGTGAAGGGCAGCTATGCGTTCGACCAGGCTGTCGCGGGCTTCGAGTTCGTCGAAGGCGCCGCCACGCCGAACGGGCAGCGCAAGTTCACGCCCGAGCAGGCACAGGAGCTGCGCAACAACATCGCGGCGCTGAAGGCCCGCGGCACGCAGGTGTGGGTTTCGCTCGGCGGCTGGGCCTACAGCCAGGGCAGCGAATGGGCCAGTTTCAATGCGCGCGCCGTGATCGACCTGGTGCAAGACCTCGGCGCCTCGGGCGTCGACGTCGATTGGGAAAGCCACGGCTCCAGCTGCAACAAACAGGACGCTGCGTCCTTCAGTTGCAACACCGACAGCCAGGTCATCAACATCATCAACAGCCTGCACAACGAGATCCAGTCGCGCGGTGCCAAGCTCGGCATCTCGGTGGCCGGCTGGTCGACCGGCGCCTACTACGTGAAGGGCACGCCGTTCGAAGAAGGCAAGGTGCAGTGGGGCTCGCCGTTCGGCGGGGTGATGTACACGGTGGTCAAGACGCAGGGCAGCAAGATCAGCCACGTCAACCTGATGTCCTACGACGGCGGCGACTATTACGACCCCCGCGAAGGTTATGAGTCCTACCGCGCGATCTACAACGGCCCGATCAACATGGGCCTGCAGATCGCGCCGGAAGGGGCCGGCGGTGCCATCCTGACCCTTCCTGCCAACGGCGCCGTGTACGACGCCGAGATGCTGACGGGCCAGAACAACATGGCCACGCGCTACTACAACGTCGAGACCCTGGTGAACTACGTGAAGCGCAAGGGCCGCTCCGACGACGGCTTCATGCTGTGGCAGATCTGGAAGCAACGGGTCCACCAGCCGGCACCGAACGGCGCGGCGACCGAGAACAGCGCGGGCCAGTACGTCTGCCGCAACCTGCCGCTCAAGGGTGATTGCTCGCAGGCCATCCCGAATCTGCCCAAGCTGGTGCCTTAA